AGCTGCCGTGCGTGCGCAGCACCAGGCTCGACCCCCTGATAGCGGCCGGCGCCGGCCGGATCCCCGATCCGGCGGCGGCCACCGGCTGACCAGCCGCCTCAGTACTGGCCGCTCACCGTGTTCTGCAGCGGCTCCTGGCGCAGGTAGCGGTGCAACTGGCGCACCAGCAGCCCCGCGAACCGGTCGCCGAAACCGAGCACGGAGCCGGCGACGTGCGGAGTCAGCAGCAGGTTCGGCGCCGTCCACAGCGGATGGTCTGAAGGCAACGGCTCGGGGTCGACGACGTCGATGGCGGCCCGCAGCCGGCCTGAGGTCAACTCCGCCAGCAAAGCGGCGGTGTCCACGACCGGCCCGCGGGCGGCGTTGACCAGGATCGCGCCGTCGGGCATCGCGGCCAGGAACTCGGCGTCGACCATGCCGACCGTCTCGGTGGTCTTGGGCACGATCAGCACCACCGCGTCGGCCTCGGGCAGCAGATCGGGCAACTCGGCGACCGAGTGCACCCCCTCGCGCGCCGTCCGGGCGACGAACACCGGGCTTGCGTCGCAGGCGGTGATCCGGCGGGCAAGTTGCTGGCCGACATCGCCCGCGCCGATGATCAGCACCCGCTTGCCGGCCAGCTCGTCGGTCATCGAGTAGTCCCAGCGGCGTTGCTGGCGAGCCCGCTCGAACCGGGGGAATTCCCGCAACAGCGACAGCAACGCCGTCAGCGCCCATTCAGCGGTGGACGAACCGTGCACACCGCGGGCGTCACAGAGCTCGACGCCGTCGGGCACGACCTGCAGCAGGACATCGACCCCCGCCGTCTGAGCCTGGATCACCTGCAGCTCAGGCATCGCCTGCACAGCTGTCCGGTAGACAGCCGGGTCCCCCCTCAGGAAGTCCGGAACCCAGAATCGAACGCCGGACAGCTGCTCCGACGGCGTGCTGGCCGGGTCATGGATCACCGCGCCGGCGAGCATCTCGATCAGCTCAGGCTCGGGCTCTTCTTGCCGCCGGGCCAGAGCCATGGCGCGATCCCGGACAGCGGTGGAGGGCAAGCACATTCGTCTCACGCCACCAAACTAGCCTGCGTCCGCTCCGAGCTGAGCGCCCAATGCCCGCAGTCGCCGCCGGAGCAGGCAGACTGGACCGGTGTCGCCCACAGTCCCCACCCGTTCAGCGGTGCTGACCCGTTCAGCGGTCGCCGCCGCTGTTCTCGCGCTGACCCTCACCACCGGCTGCGGCCGCAGTGCGGCCAGCAGCGAACCGACGTGGGTGCCACAGCTGAATTACTCGGGCGGCAACGACCCGAGACCGCAATTGCCCGCGCCGCCCGCGCTGCCCGCCCCGTCGCAGTCCGACAGCCAATCCGGTCCCAGCCCAACGCCAGGGGCGCCACGGCCGTCGCCCTCGACCACTGCGCCGGCGACCGACCCCAGCGTGGTGGCGAGCAAGCTGAATCAGCCGACCGGCCTGGTGGTGCTGCCCGACGGCACCGCGCTGGTGGCCGAACGCACCACCGGGCGGATCTATCGGGTCCAGCCGGTGGCCGGCCGGCCGGTCACCCTGATCCAGCGGTTGGCCGGGGTGGACGGCAGCGGCGACGGCGGGCTGCTGGACCTGGCGATCTCGCCGACCTTTGAACAGGACGGCCTGATCTATGCCTACCTGAGCACCGCCACCGACAACCGGGTCGTGCACTTCTCCCCCGGATCGCAACCCTCGGTGATCCTGGCCGGCATCCCGAAGGGCCGGACCGGCAACGCCGGCCGGATCGCCTTCGACGCCACCGGCGCCCTGCTCACCGGAACAGGCGACGCAGGCCGGCCCGCGCTGGCGGCCTCGGCCACCAGCTTGGCCGGAAAGATCCTGCGCACCAGCGACATCGGCCGGCCGCTGCCCGACAACCCCGCACCCGGCTCGCCGATCTTCGCTCGGGGGCTGCGCAGCGTCGACGGCCTGTGCGTCGACCCGCGATCGGGCCTGCGGATCGCGATCTCGGCCGCGACGCCCGCCGCATCCGGCGCCGCGGCCTCACCTGACGAGGTGAACGTCATCAAGGCCGGCGCCGATTACGGCTGGCCTCGGAACGGGCCCGCCTCGGTGGCCCCGATCAAGACGCTGCCAGCGGCCAGCGCCGGTGGCGGCGGCTGCGCGCTGGCGGCCAACCGGCTGGTGGTGGCCACCTCGACCGGCAAGTCCCTCGCGATCAGCGAGGTGAGCCGGAGCGGCAGCGCGGGGGCCTTCAACAGCAGCCTGCGGGACAAGTACGGCCGGCTGGCCGGGGTGGTGGCCGGATCTGACGGGGCGCTGTGGCTGACCACCCGTAACCGAGACGGCCGCGGCAAGCCGATCGCCGAGGATGACCGGGTCATCCGGATCTCGCCGGCGGACGGCGAGGCCAGCCCGATCATCTGAGACTCAGTCGAGGCTGACACCAGGATGATCGGCGTCCAGGGTGCACGCCGAGACCGAGTCGGCGTGCCCGGCGATCAACTCAGCAAGCGACTGCTGGGCTGACTGCAGGACATCGTCAGGGACCGCCTCGGCCGAGATTCGCTCGATGACGAACACCACGTCGCTGGAAGCGTCATCGACCTTGGTCTGGTCGCAGTCACGATGATTCCAGTGCCGGGTGAGCACCTGCGAGCCCAAGGCGTAGACGACTTCTCCCGGCCGAGGCTCCTCCACCACCTCGGGCTCGCCCAGCGGTGTGAAGCTGTCGCCGGCGACGGCGGTCCGGATCATCACCTCGCCGCTCAGCCGGCTCAGGTCGAACGCGCCGGCCGGCGTCCCGAAGCGGGTGGAGACGTAGTTGTACGCGTCGACCGCGCCGTTGATCCGGGGCAGGACACCTGACTTGGCCATCCTGCGGCTGAGGGCGTCGACGCTGGAGCGGAACCGCCGTGGGTTCGTCCCGAACTTGCGATAGGCCTCATGCCAGGACAGGATCTGCTGATCCTGCTCGCCGAACGGCGACCACGTGCCAGCTGCCAGGTCGTGTTCCAGACCGCTCAACGCCGCCTCGGACTCGGGCCACACCTTCTCGTTGCGCAGCCCCCGCGCGGTCACCAGCCTGACCTGGGCCTCGGGAAAACTCGTGCTGACATCGCGGCTGAGAGTGAAGGTCACGGGCACCCGATCATGCTAGGTCATCGTCGAAGGCCTACGGCTTCGCCATCCCGCTCCTGGGCGTCTCCAGCAGACGCGTGCGATAGCGCAGGCGGCGCGCGTAGCCATCGGGGTCATGCTGGACCAACGCCTCGTGCAGCTTGCGCAACGCGTGGTGCGGAACGCCCGGCCACATGTGGTGAACAGTGTGGTAGCCGTCGTTGTGCGGGTGCACTATCAGCCGTTGCCAAGCGCCCAGGTTGGAGATGGTGGCGTCGAACACGGTGTCGGTTCCGGAATAGACGTGCTCGGAGGCCTCACCGATCAACCTGACCACCGGCAGGATCACGACGAAGCTCACCAGCCAGATCAATGACCCGACCAACGCCCCTGGCAGGCCGAAGACCAGCGCCGTGGGCGCCACCGCGACCACGGTCCACAGCAGCGGAAGCAGAAGGTAGGCAGGGCTGGTGCCGAGCGAGCGGATCCAGCCCTTCTGGTAGCTGGGCAGTCGCTTGAGCAGGTCCATGGCGATGACCCGCCGCGAGTGCACCCGCAGCTCTTCCAGGCCCAACTCGATGTAGCGCTGCCGGT
The sequence above is a segment of the Jatrophihabitans sp. genome. Coding sequences within it:
- a CDS encoding phenylalanine--tRNA ligase beta subunit-related protein translates to MPVTFTLSRDVSTSFPEAQVRLVTARGLRNEKVWPESEAALSGLEHDLAAGTWSPFGEQDQQILSWHEAYRKFGTNPRRFRSSVDALSRRMAKSGVLPRINGAVDAYNYVSTRFGTPAGAFDLSRLSGEVMIRTAVAGDSFTPLGEPEVVEEPRPGEVVYALGSQVLTRHWNHRDCDQTKVDDASSDVVFVIERISAEAVPDDVLQSAQQSLAELIAGHADSVSACTLDADHPGVSLD
- a CDS encoding PQQ-dependent sugar dehydrogenase is translated as MSPTVPTRSAVLTRSAVAAAVLALTLTTGCGRSAASSEPTWVPQLNYSGGNDPRPQLPAPPALPAPSQSDSQSGPSPTPGAPRPSPSTTAPATDPSVVASKLNQPTGLVVLPDGTALVAERTTGRIYRVQPVAGRPVTLIQRLAGVDGSGDGGLLDLAISPTFEQDGLIYAYLSTATDNRVVHFSPGSQPSVILAGIPKGRTGNAGRIAFDATGALLTGTGDAGRPALAASATSLAGKILRTSDIGRPLPDNPAPGSPIFARGLRSVDGLCVDPRSGLRIAISAATPAASGAAASPDEVNVIKAGADYGWPRNGPASVAPIKTLPAASAGGGGCALAANRLVVATSTGKSLAISEVSRSGSAGAFNSSLRDKYGRLAGVVAGSDGALWLTTRNRDGRGKPIAEDDRVIRISPADGEASPII
- a CDS encoding 2-hydroxyacid dehydrogenase translates to MALARRQEEPEPELIEMLAGAVIHDPASTPSEQLSGVRFWVPDFLRGDPAVYRTAVQAMPELQVIQAQTAGVDVLLQVVPDGVELCDARGVHGSSTAEWALTALLSLLREFPRFERARQQRRWDYSMTDELAGKRVLIIGAGDVGQQLARRITACDASPVFVARTAREGVHSVAELPDLLPEADAVVLIVPKTTETVGMVDAEFLAAMPDGAILVNAARGPVVDTAALLAELTSGRLRAAIDVVDPEPLPSDHPLWTAPNLLLTPHVAGSVLGFGDRFAGLLVRQLHRYLRQEPLQNTVSGQY
- a CDS encoding fatty acid desaturase produces the protein MLPLQDEVVDRDRPETTFLAYRRGYSPPKDMRSIIADAHRTRCGLTLALAAVDHVVAWLLVAGATWAVLDGPMILGVLASAVAVVAIARQLRALECLVHESSHFNWSRSHRRWNDVLAFILAGMPTGALISDYRASHLLHHGRFGTALDPDRQRYIELGLEELRVHSRRVIAMDLLKRLPSYQKGWIRSLGTSPAYLLLPLLWTVVAVAPTALVFGLPGALVGSLIWLVSFVVILPVVRLIGEASEHVYSGTDTVFDATISNLGAWQRLIVHPHNDGYHTVHHMWPGVPHHALRKLHEALVQHDPDGYARRLRYRTRLLETPRSGMAKP